One genomic region from Candidatus Nitrospira nitrificans encodes:
- a CDS encoding STAS-like domain-containing protein — translation MADEIVVRVFDIVGSPLCVSADDGQTVHDKIAPLLRDNRKVVVSFERVETLISAFLNAAIGQLYGEFPEERIRELLSVRDMTTEDLTMLKRVVDNAKVYFKNRKQFDQAWKEEVGDEE, via the coding sequence ATGGCAGATGAGATCGTGGTTCGTGTGTTCGACATCGTGGGCAGTCCGTTATGCGTCTCGGCTGACGATGGCCAGACCGTGCATGACAAGATTGCGCCCTTGCTCCGCGACAATCGTAAGGTGGTGGTGTCCTTTGAAAGAGTGGAAACGTTGATCTCGGCCTTCCTCAATGCTGCGATCGGTCAACTGTATGGTGAATTTCCAGAGGAGCGGATTCGCGAGCTACTCTCCGTGCGCGACATGACCACAGAGGATCTCACCATGCTGAAAAGGGTTGTCGATAACGCCAAGGTTTATTTCAAGAACCGAAAGCAATTCGATCAGGCTTGGAAGGAAGAGGTCGGAGATGAAGAATAA
- a CDS encoding ATP-binding protein, producing MIHYLPTIHSDKEGFERLASLAADTEKLHADRLEVDFSKCGFFDANMAASLAAVLARISDNLNAVELVKVPSAIERVLRKNGFLLAYGYSAIDDVNQTTLPFQRIQLSDKGRFADYLKQHLKGKGIPRMTDGLGKVFKQSIFEVFQNAVIHSNSRLGIFVCGQFYPQVQRLDLTIADAGIGIRTNVRRYLGTNVSSTEAIRWALQGGNTTKTGSQPGGVGLKFLKDFIALNEGKIHLASRLGFYEYCNGKETFEKLAADFMGTVVNLEINTGDTQSYRLSSEISPEDIF from the coding sequence ATGATTCACTATTTGCCAACCATCCACAGTGATAAAGAGGGGTTTGAGCGTCTTGCTTCGCTGGCAGCCGATACCGAAAAGTTGCATGCGGACAGGCTGGAGGTTGATTTTTCGAAGTGTGGATTCTTCGATGCAAACATGGCCGCTTCCCTGGCGGCCGTACTGGCGAGAATCTCGGACAATCTTAACGCTGTCGAACTTGTAAAGGTGCCTTCAGCAATTGAGCGCGTTTTGCGAAAAAATGGATTCCTCCTCGCCTATGGCTACAGTGCTATCGATGATGTTAACCAAACGACGCTACCGTTTCAGCGTATACAGCTCTCCGACAAAGGTCGATTTGCGGACTATCTCAAGCAGCATCTGAAGGGCAAAGGAATCCCTCGCATGACCGACGGCCTGGGGAAGGTCTTTAAGCAGAGCATCTTCGAAGTGTTCCAAAACGCCGTCATTCACTCTAACTCTCGCCTTGGTATCTTCGTGTGTGGACAGTTCTACCCGCAGGTTCAACGCTTAGACTTGACCATTGCCGATGCCGGCATTGGCATTCGTACCAATGTGCGACGCTATCTAGGAACGAATGTTTCTTCAACCGAGGCCATTCGCTGGGCGCTGCAAGGTGGGAACACGACCAAAACAGGTTCGCAGCCGGGAGGCGTTGGGCTAAAGTTTCTCAAAGACTTTATTGCATTGAACGAAGGCAAGATTCACCTTGCTTCGCGGCTTGGATTTTACGAATATTGCAACGGAAAAGAGACCTTCGAAAAACTCGCCGCCGATTTTATGGGAACTGTGGTGAATCTTGAGATCAACACCGGCGACACCCAATCGTACCGATTGAGCTCGGAAATCTCGCCGGAAGATATCTTCTAA
- a CDS encoding PIN domain-containing protein, which translates to MKNKAHDLSSYAFSKGEALLLDANVWLYLFPAPSNRPPGFARNYSAALKRMLTVGTMLALDALVLSEYMNRYCRIEWSALHKAKHPDFKKFRQSSDFGSIGQGAAVFSRKILQLCSRHDHPFASCNVSQVIADFESGTQDLNDGLLVETCRHHGWKFVTNDGDVTIGGIEILTTNPKLLAACP; encoded by the coding sequence ATGAAGAATAAAGCTCACGACCTTTCGTCCTATGCTTTTTCAAAAGGAGAAGCCCTGTTGCTGGATGCCAATGTCTGGCTTTACCTGTTTCCTGCTCCATCGAACCGGCCTCCTGGTTTCGCGAGGAACTACTCTGCGGCGCTTAAACGGATGCTGACGGTGGGGACGATGCTGGCCTTGGACGCCCTTGTGCTCAGCGAGTATATGAATCGCTACTGTAGGATCGAATGGTCCGCTTTGCACAAGGCTAAGCATCCAGACTTCAAGAAGTTTCGACAGTCCTCCGACTTTGGCTCTATCGGCCAAGGTGCTGCCGTCTTCTCCCGGAAGATCCTCCAACTCTGTTCTCGGCACGACCATCCGTTTGCCTCGTGTAATGTCTCGCAGGTGATCGCTGATTTTGAATCTGGGACCCAGGATCTGAATGACGGATTGCTCGTCGAAACCTGTCGCCATCATGGCTGGAAGTTTGTCACAAATGATGGTGATGTCACCATCGGAGGGATCGAGATACTTACGACTAACCCCAAACTACTTGCCGCCTGCCCATGA